One Pyrus communis chromosome 13, drPyrComm1.1, whole genome shotgun sequence genomic window carries:
- the LOC137712235 gene encoding uncharacterized protein: MTENEYYRRFTNLSRYDPEVATNPVEMLRRFILGTKKKWRSMATTTPCASYQEFYEILLMIENSENIPSESEEQENDGNQKKNDKESAEALATFLATTSVDPASSRVWVIPLLMLQGSISIPKILIIRVGILSIMEVIHHILLLQLVDLNGIREDSPNNERLFPVVQDLQGNLVNQVRVVVCKGEDAQNNLDLIMGTLNILGHFARVLIDCGATHSFISHIFAQVTQPHPTPLGYDLEFAMPRGERCYVDCVYPGYPVMVEDVVMPANLIPLDIVDFDVILGIDWLHYNRANIDCYGKTVTFHRPGLPVVTFMGEQSGVRHGIISAVRTKRLLSKGCQGYLAHVVLNDVAPSSVEEVGVVRHFPDVFPNDSPRLPPDRDVEFTIDLLPGTNHISLTPYRMDPTELRELKIQLQELVNKGFIQPSTSPWGAPVLFVRKKDETLRLCIDYRQLNQVTIKNCYSLPHIDDLFDQLSGACMFSKIDLRSGYYQLKIKSEDVPKTAFRTRYGHYKFLRDLNLRERRWIELLNDYDCTIEYHPSCANVVADVLSRKTPVRLNAIYACHVPLLTYLRSIGVKLGVEEREEALPANFRVRPILIDRVLEAQMNDVEAQEIIQARNRGKKKDFRIRESDGMPMQESRMFVPNNMELKKEILDEAHCSAYAMYHEAFQEILGSRLLYSTRYHPQTDRQSDRTIQTLEDMLRSSVLQFGDDWHKQLDLMEFAYNNIFHSSIVLKLSPWRGVVRFPKKGKLNLRYTEPYMITERVSEVAYRLELLPELSKVHDMFHVSMLRHYVSDPSHVIHPQPLEINPDLTYDEEPVTILDWKDKVLRNKTVRLVKVLWRNHSVEEAT; this comes from the exons ATGACGGAAAATGAGTATTATAGGAGATTCACTAATTTGTCTCGCTATGATCCAGAAGTTGCTACTAATCCGGTTGAGATGCTTCGCCGTTTCATattgggtactaagaagaagtggcgttctatggcaaCCACTACTCCTTGTGCTTCttaccaggagttctatgagattttgttgatgattgagaATTCAGAGAATATACCTAGTGAGAGTGAGGAACAAGAAAATGACGGCaatcagaaaaaaaatgataaag AATCAGCAGAGGCCCTAGCAACCTTCCTTGCCACCACTAGCGTCGATCCAGCAAGTTCTAGGGTCTG GGTGATACCGCTCCTTATGCTTCAGGGCAGTATTAGTATTCCCAAGATCCTTATTATCAGAGTAGGTATCCTCAGTATTATGGAGGTTATACACCATATCCTCCTACTCCAGCTAGTGGATCTTaatggtatcagggaggacagccCCAACAATGAGAGATTGTTTCCAGTAGTGCAGGATCTTCAAGGAAACCTGGTCAACCAAGTCAGGGTCGTGGTGTGCAAAGGTGAG GATGCTCAAAATAATCTggacttgatcatgggtacatTAAACATTCTTGGTCACTTTGCTAGagttttaattgattgtggggctacacattcttttatttctcatatatttgctcaagtgacgcaacctcatcCTACACCTCTAGgatatgatttagagtttgctatgcctagaggggagagatgttaTGTTGATTGCGTATATCCAGGATATCCGGTGATGGTGGAAGATGTAGTTATGCCAGCTAATCTTATCCcattagatattgttgattttgatgtgattttgggcataGATTGGTTGCATTATAATCGTGCCAATATAGATTGCTACGGGAAAACAGTTACTTTCCATCGTCCTGggttacctgtggttacttttatgggtgagcagagtggggtgaggcATGGCATTATTTCTGCTGTGAGAACAAAAAGGTTATTATCAAAAGGTTGCCAGGGATatttagctcatgtggtgttaaATGATGTTGCTCCTAGTAGTGTGGAGGAAGTTGGAGTAGTTAGGCATTTTCCTGATGTATTCCCTAATGATTCACCTAGATTGCCGCCAGACCGAGATGTGGAATTCACtattgatttgcttccaggtacaAATCATATATCTTTGACTCCTTATAGAATGGATCCTACtgaattgagggaattgaaaatccagttgcaggaattagttaataaaggttttattcagcctagtacttcaccctggggagctccagtgttatttgtgaggaagaaagatgagactttgaggctatgcattgattataggcaaTTGAATCAAGTAACAATTAAAAACTGTTATTCGTTGCCACAtatagatgatttgtttgatcaactTAGCGGTGCCTGCATGttttctaagattgatttgaggtctggttattatcagctgaagattaaaAGTGaggatgttcctaagacggcttttaggactcgatatggtcattataagtttctt AGAGATCTTAATCTTCGGGAACGAAGGTGGATTGAGTTGCTAaatgattatgattgcacgattgagtATCACCCTAGTTGtgcaaatgtggtggctgaTGTACTTAGTAGGAAGACTCCAGTTAGACTTAATGCCATTTATGCTTGCCATGTTCCTCTTCTTACTTATTTGAGGTCCATTGGAGTGAAGTTAGGGGTAGAAGAACGAGAAGAAGCCTTACCTGCTAATTTCCGAGTTAgaccaattttaattgatcgtgtgCTTGAGGCTCAGATGAATGATGTGGAAGCCCAGGAAATAATTCAAGCAAGGAATcgggggaagaagaaagacttcAGAATTAGAGAATCAGATGGCATGCCTATGCAGGAGAGTAGAATGTTTGTGCCGAATAATatggaattaaagaaagaaattttggatGAAGCGCATTGTTCGGCATATGCAATGTATCACGaag CATTCCAGGAAATTCTTGGTTCGAGATTACTTTATAGTACAAgatatcatcctcagacagatAGACAATCAGATAGAACTATTCagacgttggaggatatgttgagatcttcggtattgcagtttggtgatgatTGGCATAAGcagttggatttaatggaatttgcctacaacaatatttttcattcaagtattg TTttaaagctttcaccgtggagaggtgtggTACGATTCCCGAAGAAAGGTAAGCTAAATCTTAGGTACACCGAACCGTATATGATCACCGAAAGAGTCAGTGAAGTTGCTTACAGGCTTGAGTTGCTTCCAGAGTTGTCTAAAGTGCATGATATGTTCCATGTTTCCATGCTTCGTCATTATGTTTCAGATCCGTCACATGTGATTCATCCTCAACCTttggaaattaatccagatttgacttatgatgaggagcCAGTGACGATATTGGATTGGAAAGATAAGGTGCTGAGAAACAAGACAGTGcgtttggtgaaagttttgtggagaaatcaCTCGGTGGAAGAGGCTACTTAG
- the LOC137713355 gene encoding AT-rich interactive domain-containing protein 2-like — protein MAGWSSLTTGFVLDCVETTDTCQKDGVFPETNDVGSVKDGVDSDEGDQKGRLSCIFDQVLAVFLKEIGDKDGVVRPVPAVIDDRQPVDLFKLFCVVKDRGGYDSVSNNSLWSFVAVELGVDPEVMCSVKLVYFKYLNELEKWFTEICGTRSLGNGESGCKGNLHPLSSELEREFRGLLSSWPEQKGKSDGEVHLESGECNGDDDEKVCNDDQNDVMISLSSLNKKENDRKRKRESLVRMLNWVGQIAKQPNDPSIGAIPGPTKWKEHRSDDDCWVQAIRAKEALLIRRNVNSKTEEYLQQKKLKTHPLLFEDNIVAGRQCSGRLRCSERLPHSVKSRSCPCCRKKEVENDSVEQAPAEVDLLATDTASEDNPHEKDVSVGAHAQADVPEWTGVASESDSKWLGTRVWPLKREEDSLPSETDAIGQGRQDRCCCGFAGSVACFRFHITEAKMKLKRELGSLFYHWRFDRMGEEVSLRWTAEEEKRFKDLVKSNHSNSPFIEGNNSKSSSFWGSASKWFPRKTREDLVTYYFNVFLVQRRSYQNRATPKHVDSDDDVTELGSLSNGFRREVVELSANSLPCSLNQQSTDFD, from the exons ATGGCAGGATGGTCATCCTTAACAACTGGGTTTGTCTTAGATTGCGTCGAAACTACTGATACATGTCAGAAAGATGGTGTTTTTCCTGAAACTAATGATGTTGGTTCTGTAAAAGATGGTGTGGATTCTGATGAGGGTGATCAAAAGGGTAGGCTGAGCTGTATATTTGATCAAGTCTTGGCTGTTTTTCTTAAGGAAATTGGTGATAAAGATGGTGTTGTTAGGCCTGTCCCTGCCGTGATTGATGATAGGCAACCTGTGGATTTGTTCAAATTGTTCTGTGTGGTGAAAGATAGAGGTGGGTATGATTCGGTTTCGAATAACAGTTTGTGGTCTTTTGTTGCTGTTGAACTGGGTGTTGATCCGGAAGTAATGTGTTCTGTGAAATTGGTttactttaaatatttgaatgaGCTGGAGAAATGGTTTACGGAGATTTGTGGAACTAGGAGCTTGGGAAATGGGGAGTCTGGATGCAAAGGGAATTTGCATCCGTTGTCTTCGGAGTTGGAGAGAGAGTTTAGAGGTTTGTTGTCCAGTTGGCCCGAGCAGAAGGGAAAAAGTGATGGAGAGGTTCATCTAGAATCTGGAGAATGCAATGGTGATGATGACGAAAAAGTTTGTAATGACGATCAGAACGATGTTATGATATCACTTTCTAGtctcaataaaaaagaaaatgatcgTAAAAGAAAGCGAGAATCCTTAGTACGAATGCTGAATTGGGTAGGCCAGATTGCAAAGCAACCAAATGATCCTTCAATTGGAGCAATACCAGGGCCAACTAAGTGGAAAGAGCATAGGAGCGATGATGATTGCTGGGTCCAAGCAATTAGAGCAAAAGAGGCATTGCTGATAAGAAGGAATGTTAATTCAAAGACTGAAGAATATCTCCAGCAG AAGAAGCTCAAGACGCATCCATTGTTGTTTGAAGATAATATTGTTGCTGGTCGCCAGTGCTCAGGGAGGTTACGATGTAGTGAAAGGCTTCCTCATTCAGTTAAATCTCGCTCATGCCCTTGTTGCCGTAAAAAAGAGGTGGAAAACGATTCTGTGGAGCAAGCACCTGCAGAAGTTGATTTATTGGCCACTGATACGGCGTCTGAGGATAATCCCCACGAAAAGGATGTCTCTGTAGGCGCTCACGCTCAAGCTGATGTCCCTGAATGGACTGGTGTGGCTTCTGAAAGTGATAGTAAATGGCTAGGCACACGGGTATGGCCCTTGAAACGTGAAGAAGACAGCCTCCCTAGTGAAACAGATGCCATTGGCCAAGGAAGACAAGATAGGTGTTGTTGTGGATTTGCAGGTTCTGTTGCATGTTTCAGATTTCACATTACTGAGGCTAAGATGAAATTGAAGAGAGAACTTGGTTCCTTGTTCTATCATTGGCGATTTGATCGAATGGGTGAGGAAGTTTCTCTTCGGTGGACAgctgaagaagaaaagagattCAAGGATTTGGTAAAGTCAAATCACTCAAATTCTCCTTTTATTGAGGGAAATAACTCAAAATCTTCTTCCTTTTGGGGTAGTGCATCCAAGTGGTTTCCTAGAAAAACACGGGAAGATTTGGTCACCTATTACTTCAATGTGTTTCTTGTCCAGCGCAGAAGTTATCAAAATCGTGCCACTCCAAAACACGTTGATAGTGATGATGACGTAACAGAGTTGGGATCTCTAAGTAATGGTTTTAGGCGTGAGGTAGTCGAACTTTCAGCCAATTCTCTGCCATGTTCTCTGAATCAGCAGTCCACTGATTTCGACTAG